The Polyangium aurulentum genomic interval CCTCGCCGGACATGCTCGCCGTCGCCAGGGACAAGCTCGCCGCCGAGGGCCTCCTCGAGCGCACGAGCTTGCATGCCTGCGAGCTGCGCGAGCTCGAGCGCGGGCCCGCATTCGATGGCGCCCAGATGATCGGCGTCCTCCACCACCTGCCGAGCGAGGACGCGCGTGTCGCGATCCTCCGGGAAATCGCCGGCAGGCTCGCGCCGGGGGCGCATTTCGTGATCGGCTGCCGGGTCGGGCTCGATCCGCTCCTGTGCGCCGTCGAGGCGCAGCGGTCCGTCGCGCACGGCATGGGGCCCCAGGTGTTGGAGCAGCGGATGAAGATGATGGCCTCGATGAACATCCCCGCCTCGGACGCCGAGGTCTTCGCGCTCCTCGCCAGGGCAGGCTTCGTCGAGCCCCGCTTCGTCTTCGGCGAGCTTCAGTTCAAGGTCTTCGTGACGCGCTACGAGCCGTCCTCCCTCGGTGCTTGACGCGCCGCGCGAGGCGCTCGGTTTGGCCGCCGGGCGGCGAGCGTGCTAGGCGCCCATGGATACCCCATGAGCGCCTACGACCGCCTGAAAGCCCGGTTCGCCCGCATCGCCACCCTCGGCGAGGCGCAGTCGATGCTGTCCTGGGACGCCTCCGCCATGATGCCGCCCGGCGGGGCGGAGGCGCGCGGCGAGCAGCTCGCCACCCTCGCAGGCCTCCAGCACGAGCTGTTGACCGCGAAAGAGGTGGCCGACGACCTCGCAGAAGCCTCGGCCGAGGGCGAATGGGAGGGCGCCAACCTGCTCCTGATGCGCCGCGCCCACGCCCGCGCCACCGCATTGCCCACGGCCCTCGTCGAGGCCTCCACGCGCGCCAACACCGCCTGCGAGACGGTCTGGCGAAAGGCCAAGGCGAAGGCCGACTTCGCCATGGTCGCCCCGTACCTCGAGGAGGTCGTGCGGCTGCAACGGCAGACCGCGGCGGCGCTCTCCGTCGCGCTCGGGATGAGCCCCTACGACGCGCTGATGGATGGCTTTCAGCGCGGCGTGACGGCCGCGGACGTCGAGCCGGTCTTCGCCGCTTACGAGGCGTTCCT includes:
- a CDS encoding class I SAM-dependent DNA methyltransferase gives rise to the protein MKTDEHDKHTVGFGPERAPRYDAQAHVAMSGYTTMHEVAAEVLAASLPGRNDASVLMVGIGTASEVRPYARFAPAGWRFTGVDPSPDMLAVARDKLAAEGLLERTSLHACELRELERGPAFDGAQMIGVLHHLPSEDARVAILREIAGRLAPGAHFVIGCRVGLDPLLCAVEAQRSVAHGMGPQVLEQRMKMMASMNIPASDAEVFALLARAGFVEPRFVFGELQFKVFVTRYEPSSLGA